Proteins co-encoded in one Garra rufa chromosome 21, GarRuf1.0, whole genome shotgun sequence genomic window:
- the insm1b gene encoding insulinoma-associated protein 1b has product MPKGFLVKRNKKAALVSYRIRSDEDGGAAPECQITQIASPPPAPSASKPDSITSAFPSDGAEAPVPVHSAKPVQFGNPETVYQALYSPTRPISKEHDRKYFERSLNLGSPVSAESFPTPASLTSLDHHHLLFAPIDLKIGTSNSNRAGTAPVIRTGAKRPSSDAAERKSSKSAKKPKAIRKLNFEDEVTTSPVLGLKIKEGPVDLKPRAASGNTNKPLGEFICQLCKEEYSDPFSLAQHKCSRIVRVEYRCPECEKVFSCPANLASHRRWHKPRVPSAPKQALQPAKPFPEEFPSDRDSPSPGLSESGSEDGLYDCQHCGKRFKRQAYLRKHILGHQAQIQNQILGEAFRSAESPDIVPSEDSQSPGPLNLSPADCLACPACGEKLPNRATLERHLRLLHDDSQAFPCKFCPATFYSSPGLTRHINKCHPTENRQVILLQMPVRNAC; this is encoded by the coding sequence ATGCCCAAAGGATTCCTAGTAAAAAGGAACAAGAAAGCAGCGCTCGTTTCGTACCGGATACGTTCGGATGAGGACGGAGGAGCCGCTCCAGAATGTCAGATCACGCAGATCGCCTCGCCTCCACCCGCGCCCAGCGCCTCCAAGCCGGACAGCATCACCTCAGCGTTCCCGTCGGACGGAGCCGAGGCGCCGGTGCCGGTTCACAGCGCCAAGCCGGTGCAGTTCGGCAACCCGGAGACAGTGTACCAAGCTCTGTACAGCCCCACCCGGCCCATCAGCAAGGAGCACGACAGGAAATATTTCGAGAGGAGTCTCAATCTCGGCTCGCCCGTCTCTGCCGAGTCGTTCCCGACTCCCGCCTCTCTCACCAGCCTGGACCATCATCACCTTCTGTTCGcgccgatcgacttgaaaatcgGCACCAGCAACAGCAACCGGGCGGGCACGGCGCCAGTCATCCGAACCGGCGCCAAAAGACCTTCCTCTGACGCCGCGGAGCGTAAAAGCAGCAAAAGCGCCAAGAAACCCAAAGCCATACGCAAGCTCAACTTTGAGGACGAGGTGACCACGTCCCCGGTGCTGGGCCTGAAAATCAAAGAGGGGCCCGTGGACCTGAAGCCCAGGGCGGCCTCGGGCAACACCAACAAGCCCCTGGGGGAGTTCATCTGCCAGCTCTGCAAGGAAGAATACTCGGACCCGTTCTCCCTGGCACAGCACAAGTGCTCCCGGATAGTGCGGGTGGAGTACAGGTGTCCCGAGTGCGAGAAGGTCTTCAGCTGTCCGGCAAACCTGGCCTCCCACCGGCGCTGGCACAAACCGCGCGTGCCGAGCGCGCCCAAACAAGCCCTCCAGCCCGCCAAACCCTTCCCCGAGGAGTTCCCCAGCGACAGAGACTCCCCGAGTCCGGGTCTGTCAGAATCCGGCTCCGAAGACGGGCTCTACGACTGCCAGCACTGCGGGAAGAGATTCAAGCGCCAAGCCTACCTGAGGAAGCACATCCTGGGACACCAAGCGCAAATCCAAAATCAAATCCTCGGAGAGGCTTTCCGCAGCGCAGAGAGCCCCGACATCGTGCCCTCGGAGGACAGCCAAAGCCCGGGTCCGCTCAATCTAAGCCCCGCGGACTGTCTCGCGTGTCCGGCTTGCGGAGAGAAGCTGCCCAACCGGGCGACCCTGGAGCGACACCTGCGCCTCCTGCACGACGACTCCCAGGCATTTCCCTGCAAGTTCTGCCCCGCCACTTTCTACAGCTCGCCGGGTCTCACCAGACACATCAACAAATGCCACCCCACCGAAAACAGGCAAGTCATCCTTCTCCAGATGCCCGTGCGCAACGCCTGCTAA